From the Quercus lobata isolate SW786 chromosome 6, ValleyOak3.0 Primary Assembly, whole genome shotgun sequence genome, one window contains:
- the LOC115993741 gene encoding bet1-like protein At4g14600 has product MANPYRSREGLSVRQAANSDEVQLRIDPVHGDLDEEISGLHSQVRRLKSVAQEIEAETRIQNDILADLQMAMGQAGEGVKNGMRRLNRTITQHSSNHILQVIIFGLVCFSVVYLLSKLARR; this is encoded by the exons ATGGCAAATCCTTATCGATCAAG GGAAGGTCTTAGTGTGAGACAAGCTGCGAATTCCGATGAAGTCCAATTAAGGATTGATCCAGTGCATGGGGACCTCGACGAGGAAATCTCCGGCCTTCATTCCCAAGTTCGACGACTTAAATCC GTGGCTCAAGAAATTGAAGCAGAAACCAGAATCCAGAATGATATCCTCGCTGACTTG CAAATGGCAATGGGTCAAGCTGGGGAAGGGGTGAAAAATGGCATGAGGAGATTGAATAGGACCATCACCCAGCACAGTTCAAATCATATCTTGCAAGTGATTATTTTTGGACTAGTTTGTTTCAGTGTAGTCTACCTATTGTCCAAGCTAGCTAGAAGATGA